The Triticum aestivum cultivar Chinese Spring chromosome 3A, IWGSC CS RefSeq v2.1, whole genome shotgun sequence genome includes a region encoding these proteins:
- the LOC123060638 gene encoding serine-rich adhesin for platelets isoform X1: protein MSTQAKDKCPLCMETMDLTDKQLKPCKCGYEICLWCWHHIMEMDQKDECGGRCPGCRSIYNKDRILGTSISNQILKELCADKSNLQHEQMKLQKQKSATNQLRVAEEPIDHPDNVRVIQRKLVYIIGMPSEFASEKILRQKNFLGQYGKIENIIIDNIGANQQIPDSGRVYVTYSREEEAVLCIEAVNGFILDGRPLKATFGVTRYCHIWLSNKVCQKPNCSYVHQKALPEDVCTKDDVGVFCARIQHFLGMNMKGPQQRSGVTLPSPGGCNSRTTMCSGNSKDKICINDVVVPRVCNNNPGTLPAAIPRDSGKPASIVNTALHQQSNHEGVLGQQKQVASKSQELPPLRPKDQLASSDDKSNTSVHLGNGISDSKKVASEVNGTVETSWRKPQYANIVSQGSSGPARRLTVLTRELTSTDTRSKVTGQVGNWISSKAAGQACSSISSTVTRSKAAGQVVSSVLSTDTRSKAAGQACSWTSSTDTRSKAAGQVVSSISSTDTRPKAAGQVVSWTSTDTRSKAAGQVVSSISSTDARSKTAGQVVSLTSSTDTRPKATGVTWISNSKRLGLPKDEGNDRTAIPRYQAVKGVSQRPEEPSHRLTSQLSSAVVKPHVIAEEKNACSDTRDNPVQEKHMQAMVSTVSASATALESSSVIPTVLRNLSSSNSVSQTSAAPDKLSNLHRKLASENESQILHQQKAALSNKAVASGSILGNQVVCTDGKHQPSPQGGDHSLCNGEMTLLGAKIPSEHAEKIRLPRPVSDILARDSQGRKRLVCPPGFSKLHKSSDSGKSVSMSSSTCSALRSTSDAPAQDSCSVTDQPDIISWVSECLEDDGDHKQSSSVSISSTLSSTDTIWRPTQTHGPSFGASNHCQLPPYPGGLPQPMGGDQNPMRCCCTFPSVSNIPNQMPEYWNGGANSYMAPGGYDTFYQNWTNGSADPGLNSAQVDLSYSMYTLF, encoded by the exons ATGAGTACCCAAGCTAAAGACAAATGTCCACTTTGCATGGAGACCATGGATTTGACAGATAAACAGCTGAAACCTTGTAAATGCGGATATGAG ATATGTCTTTGGTGCTGGCATCATATAATGGAAATGGACCAGAAGGACGAGTGTGGCGGGAGGTGCCCTGGATGCCGTTCTATCTACAACAAGGATAGGATTTTGGGGACTAGCATCAGCAACCAAAT ACTAAAGGAACTTTGTGCTGACAAATCAAATTTGCAACATGAACAAATGAAGCTTCAAAAGCAGAAATCGGCAACGAATCAGTTGAGAGTGGCAGAAGAACCAATAGATCATCCAGATAATGTTCGTGTGATTCAGAGGAAGCTTGTGTACATTATCGGGATGCCTTCTGAGTTTGCCAGTGAAAAG ATTCTAAGGCAAAAGAATTTTCTTGGACAATATGGAAAAATAGAGAACATCATTATCGACAACATTGGAGCTAACCAACAGATTCCTGACTCTGGCCGTGT ATATGTCACATATTCGAGAGAAGAAGAAGCTGTACTGTGCATAGAGGCGGTTAATGGTTTCATCTTGGATGGCAGACCTTTAAA GGCAACCTTTGGCGTTACAAGATATTGTCATATATGGCTAAGCAATAAG GTTTGCCAAAAGCCAAATTGTTCATATGTGCACCAGAAAGCCCTACCAGAAGATGTTTGTACCAAAGATGATGTTGGTGTGTTTTGCGCAAG GATTCAGCATTTTCTGGGAATGAATATGAAGGGCCCCCAGCAGCGTTCAGGAGTTACTTTACCTTCTCCAGGTGGCTGCAATTCAAGAACTACCATGTGTAGTGGGAATTCCAAAGATAAA ATTTGCATCAATGATGTAGTAGTACCCAGAGTTTGCAATAATAACCCTGGTACCCTGCCAGCAGCAATTCCACG GGATTCAGGCAAGCCGGCATCCATTGTAAATACAGCTCTTCATCAGCAGAGTAATCATGAGGGCGTACTTGGTCAGCAAAAACAGGTTGCCTCCAAATCTCAAGAATTACCACCACTTAGACCAAAGGACCAGTTGGCTTCTAGCGATGACAAATCCAATACATCTGTGCATTTGGGAAATGGAATTTCAGATTCCAAGAAAGTGGCCTCAGAAGTAAATGGGACAGTTGAAACTTCATGGAGGAAACCACAGTATGCTAATATAGTTTCACAAGGATCTAGCGGACCAGCTCGCCGCTTGACTGTGCTTACCAGGGAGTTGACATCTACTGATACAAGGTCTAAAGTTACAGGACAAGTAGGTAACTGGATATCATCTAAAGCTGCAGGACAAGCATGCAGTTCAATATCATCTACTGTTACAAGGTCTAAAGCTGCAGGACAAGTAGTTAGTTCGGTATTATCTACTGATACAAGGTCTAAAGCTGCAGGACAAGCATGCAGTTGGACATCATCTACTGATACAAGGTCTAAAGCTGCAGGACAAGTAGTTAGTTCGATATCATCTACTGATACAAGGCCTAAAGCTGCAGGACAAGTAGTTAGTTGGACATCTACTGATACAAGGTCTAAAGCTGCAGGACAAGTAGTTAGTTCGATATCATCTACTGATGCAAGGTCTAAAACTGCAGGACAAGTAGTTAGTTTGACATCATCTACTGATACAAGGCCTAAAGCTACAGGAGTTACTTGGATTTCAAATTCCAAGAGACTTGGTTTGCCAAAAGATGAAGGCAATGACAGAACTGCAATTCCCAGATACCAGGCTGTAAAGGGAGTTTCCCAGAGACCAGAGGAACCTTCCCATAGGTTAACTAGCCAGCTTTCCTCAGCAGTTGTTAAACCTCATGTTATAGCAGAGGAGAAGAATGCATGCTCAGATACCAGGGATAATCCAGTCCAAGAAAAGCACATGCAGGCTATGGTGAGCACTGTATCAGCCAGTGCAACTGCATTGGAGAGTTCGAGCGTCATTCCTACTGTGCTCCGTAATCTTTCAAGTTCTAATAGTGTGTCACAGACATCAGCTGCGCCAGATAAGCTTTCAAATTTGCACAGAAAGTTGGCATCTGAAAATGAATCTCAGATCTTGCATCAACAAAAGGCAGCTCTTTCAAATAAAGCTGTAGCAAGTGGTAGCATTCTCGGCAATCAAGTTGTGTGCACTGATGGCAAACATCAACCTTCACCACAGGGAGGGGATCACAGCTTGTGCAATGGGGAAATGACCTTGTTAGGAGCTAAAATTCCATCTGAGCATGCAGAAAAGATTCGGCTACCAAGACCAGTCAGTGATATATTGGCCAGGGATAGTCAAGGAAGAAAGAGACTAGTTTGCCCACCTGGATTCAGCAAGCTTCACAAGTCTTCTGATTCAGGCAAGTCTGTATCAATGAGCTCCTCAACTTGCTCTGCACTGCGCTCTACATCCGATGCCCCGGCACAAGATTCATGCTCTGTTACAGACCAACCAGACATCATTAGCTGGGTCTCAGAGTGCCTGGAAGATGATGGAGACCACAAACAAAGTAGTAGTGTGAGCATATCTTCCACACTCAGCTCCACTGATACCATATGGAGACCCACACAGACTCATGGCCCCAGTTTCGGTGCATCAAATCACTGTCAGTTACCTCCATACCCTGGTGGCTTGCCCCAGCCCATGGGTGGGGATCAAAACCCCATGAGATGCTGCTGCACTTTTCCGTCCGTAAGCAATATACCAAATCAGATGCCTGAATATTGGAATGGAGGTGCCAATAGCTACATGGCCCCTGGTGGGTATGATACATTCTACCAAAACTGGACCAATGGAAGCGCAGATCCAGGCCTGAACAGTGCACAGGTTGACCTTTCATACTCCATGTACACCCTGTTCTGA
- the LOC123060638 gene encoding serine-rich adhesin for platelets isoform X2 translates to MRLKELCADKSNLQHEQMKLQKQKSATNQLRVAEEPIDHPDNVRVIQRKLVYIIGMPSEFASEKILRQKNFLGQYGKIENIIIDNIGANQQIPDSGRVYVTYSREEEAVLCIEAVNGFILDGRPLKATFGVTRYCHIWLSNKVCQKPNCSYVHQKALPEDVCTKDDVGVFCARIQHFLGMNMKGPQQRSGVTLPSPGGCNSRTTMCSGNSKDKICINDVVVPRVCNNNPGTLPAAIPRDSGKPASIVNTALHQQSNHEGVLGQQKQVASKSQELPPLRPKDQLASSDDKSNTSVHLGNGISDSKKVASEVNGTVETSWRKPQYANIVSQGSSGPARRLTVLTRELTSTDTRSKVTGQVGNWISSKAAGQACSSISSTVTRSKAAGQVVSSVLSTDTRSKAAGQACSWTSSTDTRSKAAGQVVSSISSTDTRPKAAGQVVSWTSTDTRSKAAGQVVSSISSTDARSKTAGQVVSLTSSTDTRPKATGVTWISNSKRLGLPKDEGNDRTAIPRYQAVKGVSQRPEEPSHRLTSQLSSAVVKPHVIAEEKNACSDTRDNPVQEKHMQAMVSTVSASATALESSSVIPTVLRNLSSSNSVSQTSAAPDKLSNLHRKLASENESQILHQQKAALSNKAVASGSILGNQVVCTDGKHQPSPQGGDHSLCNGEMTLLGAKIPSEHAEKIRLPRPVSDILARDSQGRKRLVCPPGFSKLHKSSDSGKSVSMSSSTCSALRSTSDAPAQDSCSVTDQPDIISWVSECLEDDGDHKQSSSVSISSTLSSTDTIWRPTQTHGPSFGASNHCQLPPYPGGLPQPMGGDQNPMRCCCTFPSVSNIPNQMPEYWNGGANSYMAPGGYDTFYQNWTNGSADPGLNSAQVDLSYSMYTLF, encoded by the exons ATGAG ACTAAAGGAACTTTGTGCTGACAAATCAAATTTGCAACATGAACAAATGAAGCTTCAAAAGCAGAAATCGGCAACGAATCAGTTGAGAGTGGCAGAAGAACCAATAGATCATCCAGATAATGTTCGTGTGATTCAGAGGAAGCTTGTGTACATTATCGGGATGCCTTCTGAGTTTGCCAGTGAAAAG ATTCTAAGGCAAAAGAATTTTCTTGGACAATATGGAAAAATAGAGAACATCATTATCGACAACATTGGAGCTAACCAACAGATTCCTGACTCTGGCCGTGT ATATGTCACATATTCGAGAGAAGAAGAAGCTGTACTGTGCATAGAGGCGGTTAATGGTTTCATCTTGGATGGCAGACCTTTAAA GGCAACCTTTGGCGTTACAAGATATTGTCATATATGGCTAAGCAATAAG GTTTGCCAAAAGCCAAATTGTTCATATGTGCACCAGAAAGCCCTACCAGAAGATGTTTGTACCAAAGATGATGTTGGTGTGTTTTGCGCAAG GATTCAGCATTTTCTGGGAATGAATATGAAGGGCCCCCAGCAGCGTTCAGGAGTTACTTTACCTTCTCCAGGTGGCTGCAATTCAAGAACTACCATGTGTAGTGGGAATTCCAAAGATAAA ATTTGCATCAATGATGTAGTAGTACCCAGAGTTTGCAATAATAACCCTGGTACCCTGCCAGCAGCAATTCCACG GGATTCAGGCAAGCCGGCATCCATTGTAAATACAGCTCTTCATCAGCAGAGTAATCATGAGGGCGTACTTGGTCAGCAAAAACAGGTTGCCTCCAAATCTCAAGAATTACCACCACTTAGACCAAAGGACCAGTTGGCTTCTAGCGATGACAAATCCAATACATCTGTGCATTTGGGAAATGGAATTTCAGATTCCAAGAAAGTGGCCTCAGAAGTAAATGGGACAGTTGAAACTTCATGGAGGAAACCACAGTATGCTAATATAGTTTCACAAGGATCTAGCGGACCAGCTCGCCGCTTGACTGTGCTTACCAGGGAGTTGACATCTACTGATACAAGGTCTAAAGTTACAGGACAAGTAGGTAACTGGATATCATCTAAAGCTGCAGGACAAGCATGCAGTTCAATATCATCTACTGTTACAAGGTCTAAAGCTGCAGGACAAGTAGTTAGTTCGGTATTATCTACTGATACAAGGTCTAAAGCTGCAGGACAAGCATGCAGTTGGACATCATCTACTGATACAAGGTCTAAAGCTGCAGGACAAGTAGTTAGTTCGATATCATCTACTGATACAAGGCCTAAAGCTGCAGGACAAGTAGTTAGTTGGACATCTACTGATACAAGGTCTAAAGCTGCAGGACAAGTAGTTAGTTCGATATCATCTACTGATGCAAGGTCTAAAACTGCAGGACAAGTAGTTAGTTTGACATCATCTACTGATACAAGGCCTAAAGCTACAGGAGTTACTTGGATTTCAAATTCCAAGAGACTTGGTTTGCCAAAAGATGAAGGCAATGACAGAACTGCAATTCCCAGATACCAGGCTGTAAAGGGAGTTTCCCAGAGACCAGAGGAACCTTCCCATAGGTTAACTAGCCAGCTTTCCTCAGCAGTTGTTAAACCTCATGTTATAGCAGAGGAGAAGAATGCATGCTCAGATACCAGGGATAATCCAGTCCAAGAAAAGCACATGCAGGCTATGGTGAGCACTGTATCAGCCAGTGCAACTGCATTGGAGAGTTCGAGCGTCATTCCTACTGTGCTCCGTAATCTTTCAAGTTCTAATAGTGTGTCACAGACATCAGCTGCGCCAGATAAGCTTTCAAATTTGCACAGAAAGTTGGCATCTGAAAATGAATCTCAGATCTTGCATCAACAAAAGGCAGCTCTTTCAAATAAAGCTGTAGCAAGTGGTAGCATTCTCGGCAATCAAGTTGTGTGCACTGATGGCAAACATCAACCTTCACCACAGGGAGGGGATCACAGCTTGTGCAATGGGGAAATGACCTTGTTAGGAGCTAAAATTCCATCTGAGCATGCAGAAAAGATTCGGCTACCAAGACCAGTCAGTGATATATTGGCCAGGGATAGTCAAGGAAGAAAGAGACTAGTTTGCCCACCTGGATTCAGCAAGCTTCACAAGTCTTCTGATTCAGGCAAGTCTGTATCAATGAGCTCCTCAACTTGCTCTGCACTGCGCTCTACATCCGATGCCCCGGCACAAGATTCATGCTCTGTTACAGACCAACCAGACATCATTAGCTGGGTCTCAGAGTGCCTGGAAGATGATGGAGACCACAAACAAAGTAGTAGTGTGAGCATATCTTCCACACTCAGCTCCACTGATACCATATGGAGACCCACACAGACTCATGGCCCCAGTTTCGGTGCATCAAATCACTGTCAGTTACCTCCATACCCTGGTGGCTTGCCCCAGCCCATGGGTGGGGATCAAAACCCCATGAGATGCTGCTGCACTTTTCCGTCCGTAAGCAATATACCAAATCAGATGCCTGAATATTGGAATGGAGGTGCCAATAGCTACATGGCCCCTGGTGGGTATGATACATTCTACCAAAACTGGACCAATGGAAGCGCAGATCCAGGCCTGAACAGTGCACAGGTTGACCTTTCATACTCCATGTACACCCTGTTCTGA
- the LOC123060636 gene encoding polyadenylate-binding protein-interacting protein 11 isoform X1, translating into MAAVAEGAPAASAQAAASAAAKEAEYRKDVQKLVDLLSKLNPAAKEFVPSSAAATPRKGLSADAPVFYYGPIGGRSAGIGGYPGSADAGYIGYQQRMQRRNFVDNERRNVYINHGRRRTNERARRADREESIRRTVYVSELDHTVTEERLAETFANCGQVVDCRICGDPHSVMRFAFIEFSGEEGARAALNLGGTMLGFYPVRVLPSKTAILPVNPKFLPATEDEKEMVIRTVYCTNIDKKVTQLDVKSFFEELCGEVSRLRLLGDNVHSTRIAFVEFVNAEGAIQALNCSGMILGTLPVRVSPSKTPVKPRLNRVVSN; encoded by the exons atggcggcggtggcggagggcgCGCCCGCGGCTTCCGCGCAGGCGGCGGCTTCCGCGGCGGCCAAGGAGGCGGAGTACCGCAAGGACGTGCAGAAGCTGGTGGACCTGCTCTCCAAGCTGAACCCGGCCGCCAAGGAGTTCGTCCCGTCCTCCGCGGCCGCCACGCCCAGGAAGGGCCTGTCGGCGGACGCGCCGGTGTTCTACTACGGCCCGATCGGAGGCCGGAGCGCCGGGATCGGCGGGTACCCCGGCAGCGCCGACGCCGGGTACATTGGGTACCAGCAGCGCATG CAGAGAAGGAATTTTGTAGATAATGAGAGGAGGAATGTATACATCAACCATGGGAGGAGGAGGACAAATGAGAGGGCGAGGCGTGCAGACAGGGAAGAGAGCATCCGACGAACCGTTTATGTCTCTGAACTCGACCATACT GTGACAGAGGAAAGacttgctgaaacctttgctaaCTGCGGGCAA GTTGTCGATTGCAGAATCTGTGGTGATCCACATTCTGTTATGAGGTTTGCATTCATTGAGTTTTCTGGTGAAG AGGGGGCTAGAGCTGCACTTAACCTTGGTGGCACAATGCTTGGGTTCTACCCCGTTAGAGTCTTGCCTTCAAAGACAGCTATCTTACCTGTGAATCCAAAATTTCTTCCAGCG ACGGAGGATGAGAAGGAAATGGTCATACGGACGGTTTATTGTACAAATATAGATAAGAAG GTTACTCAATTAGATGTAAAGAGTTTCTTTGAAGAACTTTGTGGTGAG GTCTCTCGTTTGAGACTTTTAGGCGACAATGTACATTCAACAAGGATTGCTTTTGTTGAGTTTGTCAAT GCTGAGGGTGCCATCCAGGCTCTGAACTGCAGTGGGATGATTTTGGGCACACTGCCAGTCAG GGTGAGCCCTTCCAAGACCCCGGTGAAGCCCCGTCTAAATCGGGTGGTGTCAAACTGA
- the LOC123060636 gene encoding polyadenylate-binding protein-interacting protein 11 isoform X2: MAAVAEGAPAASAQAAASAAAKEAEYRKDVQKLVDLLSKLNPAAKEFVPSSAAATPRKGLSADAPVFYYGPIGGRSAGIGGYPGSADAGYIGYQQRMRRNFVDNERRNVYINHGRRRTNERARRADREESIRRTVYVSELDHTVTEERLAETFANCGQVVDCRICGDPHSVMRFAFIEFSGEEGARAALNLGGTMLGFYPVRVLPSKTAILPVNPKFLPATEDEKEMVIRTVYCTNIDKKVTQLDVKSFFEELCGEVSRLRLLGDNVHSTRIAFVEFVNAEGAIQALNCSGMILGTLPVRVSPSKTPVKPRLNRVVSN; encoded by the exons atggcggcggtggcggagggcgCGCCCGCGGCTTCCGCGCAGGCGGCGGCTTCCGCGGCGGCCAAGGAGGCGGAGTACCGCAAGGACGTGCAGAAGCTGGTGGACCTGCTCTCCAAGCTGAACCCGGCCGCCAAGGAGTTCGTCCCGTCCTCCGCGGCCGCCACGCCCAGGAAGGGCCTGTCGGCGGACGCGCCGGTGTTCTACTACGGCCCGATCGGAGGCCGGAGCGCCGGGATCGGCGGGTACCCCGGCAGCGCCGACGCCGGGTACATTGGGTACCAGCAGCGCATG AGAAGGAATTTTGTAGATAATGAGAGGAGGAATGTATACATCAACCATGGGAGGAGGAGGACAAATGAGAGGGCGAGGCGTGCAGACAGGGAAGAGAGCATCCGACGAACCGTTTATGTCTCTGAACTCGACCATACT GTGACAGAGGAAAGacttgctgaaacctttgctaaCTGCGGGCAA GTTGTCGATTGCAGAATCTGTGGTGATCCACATTCTGTTATGAGGTTTGCATTCATTGAGTTTTCTGGTGAAG AGGGGGCTAGAGCTGCACTTAACCTTGGTGGCACAATGCTTGGGTTCTACCCCGTTAGAGTCTTGCCTTCAAAGACAGCTATCTTACCTGTGAATCCAAAATTTCTTCCAGCG ACGGAGGATGAGAAGGAAATGGTCATACGGACGGTTTATTGTACAAATATAGATAAGAAG GTTACTCAATTAGATGTAAAGAGTTTCTTTGAAGAACTTTGTGGTGAG GTCTCTCGTTTGAGACTTTTAGGCGACAATGTACATTCAACAAGGATTGCTTTTGTTGAGTTTGTCAAT GCTGAGGGTGCCATCCAGGCTCTGAACTGCAGTGGGATGATTTTGGGCACACTGCCAGTCAG GGTGAGCCCTTCCAAGACCCCGGTGAAGCCCCGTCTAAATCGGGTGGTGTCAAACTGA